The genomic interval CATTCCGGCCGAGGCATTTCCGCACAATATCGAGGCCGCTGGACAGCGGGGCATAGCGAAAGGTCCGATCCGCCTCACGTGGGAACGGCGAGCGGATGGTGGCGGTTAGCGATTTCTCCGGGTTGGTGAGCTCGGCCTGCGCCTTGGCCAGCGCCGCCGCGATCGCGCCGATGGTTTCACCGGACTGGTGCATAGCTCGCCTCCACGTCGAGGAGATCGAAGCTGATCGCTCCGGATTTGGAACGTTTGGCCTTGACGCCGTGGCCGAAGGCCTCTTTGGCATCCTCCGGCATCAGGATTTTGAGTTCCATTTTGGCCCGT from Candidatus Binatia bacterium carries:
- a CDS encoding endonuclease; the encoded protein is RAKMELKILMPEDAKEAFGHGVKAKRSKSGAISFDLLDVEASYAPVR